The Chitinivibrionia bacterium genome includes the window TAAACGCAACAAGCTTACGAACGCAAAGTTTTTCTGCGCCGAAGAGGAGACAGGATTATATATACTTTTAAGTATATATAAAAAACGCCTGATTATATACTTGAGTTTAAGAGAGAGAGAGAGAGAGAGAGAGAGAGAGAGAGAGAGAGAGAGAGTAATTTCGACCTCTCGCTGTTGTCAAGGGATTTTGACATTTTTGTGCAATTTGCATTCTTTTCTCCTCGTTTTTTTTATTTGTACGGTTTTTTTCTGATATAAAATACTATTTGTTTTTGGTGGAGTGGCGGGTTATTGTGTTTTTGGTGATTTTGTGTGAAAAATCGATTTTTCTTGTAGAATTTCTCGTTGGATTTCGTAAAAAATTAATCGTCTTGAGCAAACAAGTATCCTTCTATTAAGCCGTCGACAAAATTATCAGAAACGTCTTCTTGCTCTTTCTTGTAGTAAATGGCAACTAACAAAACTAATTTTTTCTCCATCATAACTGCGTAAATTACGCGATAACCGTTCGATTTTCCCTCGTTGGTATCTTCGTTCGGCAAGCGAAGTTTATATACATCGTGCTTAAGCGGGTGTTCTAAGCTTCTTAAACGAGTTCCCTCAAATTTACCTTGCTCTAAATCATCGTTCAGTTCAGCAAGTTGTTTAGGAAGTTTGCGAAACTTCTTTTTGCGAACAAATCTTTCCGTTTTTTTGTCGAACTCATCTGTAGAATCGACCTCAAACAACACTATGTCGTTATTATTCGTCATTGTCTTCCTCTGCCAATTTTTGCCAAGTATTAAGTTTTTCGCGAAAGGATGTTTTTGAACGTGGCTGTTTTCCTTGCATCATTTTGAGCGCTTGGTCGTAAGATGCAACAAAACTTCTCGCAAAATTTTCACGAGAAAACACCTCTTCTTTATACAATGAAGTCGGTCGCATTCTTTCTTTTACCATAACTTGCTCCTAAAGTTTATCGTCCTTTGTAATAAAATATGTTATTCCTACATTGGTTTTCGGAAAAATCGTGTTTTTTTGCAATTTTTCAAGTCGGCAAAACGTATTTTAGCGGGAAAACAGAAGCAGGAATGCAAAACCGGCATTCTTGGAAAGGCAGAGAGAAAATTAATGACAGATTTGTATAAGTGTTTGGAAACTAAACTATTTACCTTTGTAGAAAAACCCGGAAGATACACAGGCGGCGAACTAAATACGACAATTAAGCATAACGCAAAACTAAACGGCGTTTTGTGTTTTCCCGATCTTTACGATATAGGAATGTCGCACTACGGCAGTCAAATTTTATACGAAATCGTAAATTCCAACCCGAATTGGGCAATGGAGCGAACATATATGCCTTGGTTTGACGCCGAAAAAATTATGCGCGAAAGCAATATACCTCTATATTCGCTCGAACGCTTTTTACCGCTTAAGTCCTTTGATTTTCTGGCGTTTACACTATCTTACGAACTTCAATATACCAATGTTTTATCTATGCTTGCGCTTTCAAAAATTCCCGTTTTTGCAAAAGACAGAAAAGACGACGAGTCGATAATTATAGCAGGCGGGATAGTTTTGGCAAATCCCGAGCCGATTGCAGATTTTTTCGACGTAATTTTTGCAGGCGACGGCGAGGAAGCCATTGTTGAATTTTGCAAAATTTTGCAAAATTGCAAAGAAAAAAACTTAAGCAGAAAAGAAACTTTGGCACAAATCTCCAAAATTCCGAGCGCGTACATTCCGCAAAATTATGAGACAAAAAAAACGGGCGCGCACACCGTCGCAATCTTTGAAAAGCCCGTGCAATTCGCGAAAATCACAAATTTTAGGCAAGAATTTATCCCTGAAAAAAATATAGTCCCGATTGTCGATATAGTCCATAGCCGAATGGCGGTCGAAATTTCTCGCGGTTGTACAAGAGGGTGCAGATTTTGCGCGGCGGGCTTTCATTATCGCCCCGTGCGCGAAAGAAACTGCGACGAAATTTTATCGCAAATAAAAAACGGAATTAACGATACGGGCTGGGACGAAATCGGACTTTTATCGCTTTCCGCGGCGGATTTTTCGCAGTTTTTTCCGCTTTTGTGCGAGTTAAAAACTGAGGCAAGCGGCAAAAAAATCGGCATTCCCTCAACAAGAATAGACGCAATGGACGAAAAAACACAGTCGCTTCTCAACGAAATTTCGCAGTCGTCGTCCATTACAATCGCCCCCGAAGCGGGAAGCCAACGCCTGAGAAACGTAATAAACAAGGACTTTTCCCGCGAAAAAATAATTGAAACAATAGAAATCTTGGCAAAACAAAAACGAAACACAATAAAACTCTATTTTATGGTCGGACTGCCAAGCGAAACCGACGAAGACATCGACGAAATGATAAACTTAATCGACGAATGCGCAAAAATCGTGTATTCGCATACAAAAAGATGCACGGTAAGCGTATCGCTTTCGCCGTTTTCGCCCAAGCCGCACACTCCTTTTCAGTGGGAAGAGGCGGTCGCTCCCCAAATTTTACTGCAAAGATGCTTAAAAGTAAAACATACGTTCTCAAAGGTGAAAAATGTCAAAGTCGATTATCGCCAAGTTGAAATTTCTTTCTGCGAAGGCGTTTTAGCAAGAGGCGACCGAGAACTTTCGGCGTTTTTATACGAACTTTTTTTGAACGGCGCAAAATTCGAGGGCTGGAGCGGCAATTTATCGATTGATTTATGGAAAAAATGCGCCGAAAAATGCGGAATAAACTTAGAAAAATACACGCAAAAAATAGATATAAACGAGCCGCTTCCGTGGAGTATAATTTCGACAGGCGTAAGCGAAAAATTTTTGCGAGAAGAAAGAGAAAAATCACTTTCGCAAGAGACGACAAAGGATTGTCGAGATGGGTGTAATGGGTGTGGAGTTTGCAAAAAAACGCTGAAAATGCAGTATTCAACAGGATTTTGTAGGGGCGGGGTTTGCCCGCCCAATGCGCGCAAAATCGAACGAACAACAGGGCGGGCAAACCCCGCCCCTACAGAAGATAACTGCAATGAGAAAGAGGAGATTATGCGAAATAAAATCCGCCTTTTCTATTCAAAAACAGGTCGCGCGCGTTTTATGTCGCACAGAAATCTTATGGATTGCATAACAAGAGCGTTTGTCGCCGCAAAAATGCCTTTGGCATTTTCGGAGGGCTTTCGCAGTCGCCCGAAAATTTCGTTCGGACCGCCTCTGCCTTTGGGCGCAATCGGCGAAAACGAAATGTGCGATGTTGTTGTTTGCAGTCAAGAGCCAATAAATATAGAAAAAATCAATTCTCTTTTGCCGCAAGGGGTAGAGTTTTTGTCGCAAGAAACCATCGACTTAAAATCACCGTCGATAGAGCAAATGATAACACAAACAAATTGGAAAGTAGAAAAAATAAATTCGGATATTTGCATAAAAACAGCTGTTAATCAGTTTAATTCACAGAAAGTTATAGAAATTGAAACCAGAAAAAAAGAACAAGACGTAAAAATTGCGATTATCCCTCAAGAAATTCAAGGACTTACGGCAAATGAAAACGAAATTTCGTTCAATATAGCTGTAAATCAAAAATATCGTCCGAGCGATATAATAAAGGCGATTTTTGTGGATAGTTTGGTTTCGGATTTTCGAATTGTGAGAGAAAGTTTTGTTTTGAAATAAGCGATTAAGGGAAATACAATGAAAGTTAGGCAAAGTGCGTAGTTGCCGCATTTCTCATTTCGCAACACTGTTTCAAAATAAAACCACAAAACACCCTTTCGGCACTCGGCAAATAGTATTTTGGTCGCAAAATGAAACAAAAAACGGGTTGGCACGGCATTTGCTAATCCTCTGCGGACTCCAACCGAAAAGGTTGAGAAAAGGCTAAACAAAAACAAAAAAAATTAACAAAAGAAGGAGTATTTTATGGCTATCAAACCGATTGGTGAAAGAGTGCTGATTGAAGCGCTTGAGGCGGAAACAAAAACCGCAGGCGGAATTATTATCCCCGACAACGCACAAGAAAAACCTCAGCAAGGCGTAGTAATCGCTGTCGGCGACGGCACTGCGGAAGTTAAACTTACGCTCAAAGCAGGGGACAAAGTCCTTTACGGAAAGTATTCGGGAACGGAAATTACTTTTGAAGGTAAAAAGTATATGATAATGAAAGAAAACGACGTTTTGGCGGTAATTAACTAATTTTCAGAAAACAAACAAAACAAAAAGAAAGGAAGACCAAAAAATGGCAGCAAAGCAGATTGTATTGGGAGCAGACGCTCGCGAAAAACTTCTTAACGGAGTGGATATTCTCGCAAACGCGGTAAAAGCAACATTGGGACCCAAAGGCAGAAATGTGGTTTTGGACAAAAGTTTCGGAGCGCCGACTGTAACCAAAGATGGTGTTTCGGTAGCAAAAGAAATCGAACTCGAAGATAAATACGAAAATATGGGTGCGCAACTCGTTAAAGAAGTCGCGTCGAAAACCTCCGACGGCGTGGGCGACGGAACAACTACGGCAACCGTTTTGGCGCAGGCAATCGCAAAAGTCGGTATTAAAAACGTAACGGCAGGTGCAAATCCTATGGACTTAAAACGCGGTATCGATAAGGCGGTAAGAGCGCTTATTGCGGAACTTAAGGCGCTTTCCAAAAAAATCGATGGCAAAAAGGAAGTTGCGCAAGTCGGCTCAATTTCGGCGAACAACGACCAAGAAATCGGCGATTTGCTCGCTCAAGCAATGGAAAAAGTAGGCAACGACGGCGTTATCACAGTCGAAGAAGCAAAATCAATCGATACTACCTTGGACGTTGTGGAAGGAATGCAGTTTGACCGCGGATATTTGTCGGCATATTTCATTACGGACGTGGACGCGCAAGAGGCGGTTATGGATGACGCACTCATTCTTATCCACGACAAAAAAATCAGCACAATGAAAGATATTTTGCCGATTTTGGAAAAAGTAAGCCAGCAAGGTCGCCAGCTTTTGATTATTTCGGAAGACATCGACGGCGAGGCATTGGCAACTTTGGTGGTAAACCGTTTGCGCGGCACACTCAAAATCTGCGCGGTTAAGGCGCCGGGCTTCGGCGACCGCAGAAAAGCAATGTTGGAAGACATCGCAATCCTAACAGGTGGCACGGTAATCAGCGAAGAAGCGGGCTACAAACTCGAAAACACAACTTTGGATATGCTCGGAAAAGCAAAACGCATTACCGTTGAAAAAGAAAACACCACCATTATTGAAGGTGCGGGCGACAGCAAAGACATTCAGGCGAGAGTCGGACAAATTCGCAAGCAAATCGAAGACACATCTTCGGATTACGACCGCGAAAAATTGCAAGAACGTCTTGCAAAACTTGCGGGCGGCGTAGCAGTTCTTAAAATCGGCGCGGCTACCGAAGTCGAAATGAAAGAGAAAAAAGCAAGAGTAGAAGACGCGCTTCACGCGACAAGAGCCGCTGTAGAAGAGGGAATTGTTCCCGGTGGCGGCGTTGCGTTCATCAGAGTTGCACACGCACTCGACGGCGTAAAAGTAGAAAACGACGACCAAAAATTAGGTGTAGAAATTGTCCGCAAGGCAATCGAAGAGCCGCTTCGTCAAATTGTTGCAAACGCAGGTCAGGAAGCAAGCGTAATCGTGAACAAAATCAAAGAAGGCAAAGGCGATTTCGGCTACAACGCATACACCGATAAGTTTGAAAACCTTTACGAGGCTGGCGTTATCGACCCTGTAAAAGTGACCAGAACCGCACTCGAAAACGCGGCGTCAATAGCAGGACTTATCCTTACAACCGAAGCGCTTGTAAGCGATATTCCAAGCAAAGACGCTCCCGCAATGCCAATGGGCGGCGGAATGGGCGGTATGGGTGGAATGATGTAAGCACTTGCCGTGCGGGCGATTTGAGCGGCTTTCAGCCGTGGTTTACAAATTTTACGCAACTATAAATAAAAGAGCGGGCAGAAATGTCCGCTTTTTTATTTTTTCACAAAAAACACAAAATTCTCCTACTTTTTCCAAACTTACCTATTTCGCATAGCGGCATAAATTATATTTATTCTGCCAAAACTTACAATAGCCGAAATCGGCTGTTGTCTTCGTAGTGGAAACGCACGAAGATTTTTTTTGTTATTATGCGCAATTAGTCCAAATTGCCAACCCAAGCGTGCGCACACGTCTGTGCTGCCTGCGCTGGGTTGGTAGTATGATAATGTAAAGTCAACTAGGTCTATTGTAAGTTTTGGCGAACGATAATAGTTCGGCAGCGCAGACCTTTAATCTGTTTCTGTCAAAAAAAATTAACATTTTTTATTTAGCCGAAAACGGCGGAAGGGTTAGGTTGTGTTATGGGTAAATTACTCAAAGTTTTGTGTTTTGGTTTGACTTTTTTTGTCTTACCTTGTTTTGCAGACAGAATTGTAATGCGCGATGGCTCAATTAGAGAAAACGCGAGAATTACGAGGATTTCCGACAATGAAATTGAGTTCAGGGTCGGCGAAAGAGAGGCTTTGCATTCCGTAAGGAGAGCAGACGTATTGCGGATTATATACAGCGACGGCACGGAAGATGTGTTTACTGCGCCGCCACCTGTGCAAACGCCGCCACCACCTCCACCCGCGCAAGCG containing:
- the groL gene encoding chaperonin GroEL (60 kDa chaperone family; promotes refolding of misfolded polypeptides especially under stressful conditions; forms two stacked rings of heptamers to form a barrel-shaped 14mer; ends can be capped by GroES; misfolded proteins enter the barrel where they are refolded when GroES binds), translated to MAAKQIVLGADAREKLLNGVDILANAVKATLGPKGRNVVLDKSFGAPTVTKDGVSVAKEIELEDKYENMGAQLVKEVASKTSDGVGDGTTTATVLAQAIAKVGIKNVTAGANPMDLKRGIDKAVRALIAELKALSKKIDGKKEVAQVGSISANNDQEIGDLLAQAMEKVGNDGVITVEEAKSIDTTLDVVEGMQFDRGYLSAYFITDVDAQEAVMDDALILIHDKKISTMKDILPILEKVSQQGRQLLIISEDIDGEALATLVVNRLRGTLKICAVKAPGFGDRRKAMLEDIAILTGGTVISEEAGYKLENTTLDMLGKAKRITVEKENTTIIEGAGDSKDIQARVGQIRKQIEDTSSDYDREKLQERLAKLAGGVAVLKIGAATEVEMKEKKARVEDALHATRAAVEEGIVPGGGVAFIRVAHALDGVKVENDDQKLGVEIVRKAIEEPLRQIVANAGQEASVIVNKIKEGKGDFGYNAYTDKFENLYEAGVIDPVKVTRTALENAASIAGLILTTEALVSDIPSKDAPAMPMGGGMGGMGGMM
- a CDS encoding TIGR03960 family B12-binding radical SAM protein, whose product is MTDLYKCLETKLFTFVEKPGRYTGGELNTTIKHNAKLNGVLCFPDLYDIGMSHYGSQILYEIVNSNPNWAMERTYMPWFDAEKIMRESNIPLYSLERFLPLKSFDFLAFTLSYELQYTNVLSMLALSKIPVFAKDRKDDESIIIAGGIVLANPEPIADFFDVIFAGDGEEAIVEFCKILQNCKEKNLSRKETLAQISKIPSAYIPQNYETKKTGAHTVAIFEKPVQFAKITNFRQEFIPEKNIVPIVDIVHSRMAVEISRGCTRGCRFCAAGFHYRPVRERNCDEILSQIKNGINDTGWDEIGLLSLSAADFSQFFPLLCELKTEASGKKIGIPSTRIDAMDEKTQSLLNEISQSSSITIAPEAGSQRLRNVINKDFSREKIIETIEILAKQKRNTIKLYFMVGLPSETDEDIDEMINLIDECAKIVYSHTKRCTVSVSLSPFSPKPHTPFQWEEAVAPQILLQRCLKVKHTFSKVKNVKVDYRQVEISFCEGVLARGDRELSAFLYELFLNGAKFEGWSGNLSIDLWKKCAEKCGINLEKYTQKIDINEPLPWSIISTGVSEKFLREEREKSLSQETTKDCRDGCNGCGVCKKTLKMQYSTGFCRGGVCPPNARKIERTTGRANPAPTEDNCNEKEEIMRNKIRLFYSKTGRARFMSHRNLMDCITRAFVAAKMPLAFSEGFRSRPKISFGPPLPLGAIGENEMCDVVVCSQEPINIEKINSLLPQGVEFLSQETIDLKSPSIEQMITQTNWKVEKINSDICIKTAVNQFNSQKVIEIETRKKEQDVKIAIIPQEIQGLTANENEISFNIAVNQKYRPSDIIKAIFVDSLVSDFRIVRESFVLK
- a CDS encoding co-chaperone GroES encodes the protein MAIKPIGERVLIEALEAETKTAGGIIIPDNAQEKPQQGVVIAVGDGTAEVKLTLKAGDKVLYGKYSGTEITFEGKKYMIMKENDVLAVIN